Proteins encoded together in one Penicillium digitatum chromosome 1, complete sequence window:
- a CDS encoding 60S ribosomal protein eL34, whose protein sequence is MTNNRLQYRRRNPYNTRSNKVRIIKTPGGELRYLHLKKKGTAPKCGDCGSKLPGIPALRPREYSQISRPKKNVSRAYGGSRCAGCVKDRIVRAFLIEEQKIVKKVLKESQQKAAKR, encoded by the exons ATGACCAACAACAGACTGCAATAC CGCCGCCGGAACCC GTACAACACGCGGTCCAACAAGGTTCGCATCATCAAGACCCCCGGCGGTGAGCTCCGTTACCTTCAcctgaagaagaagggtaCTGCTCCCAAGTGCGGTGACTGCGGCTCCAAGCTCCCCGGT ATCCCTGCCCTCCGTCCCCGCGAGTACTCTCAGATCTCGCGCCCCAAGAAGAATGTCAGCCGTGCCTACGGTGGCTCTCGCTGCGCTGGCTGTGTCAAGGACCGCATTGTTCGTGCTTTCCTGATTGAGGAGCAGAAGATCGTCAAGAAGGTTCTCAAGGAGTCCCAGCAGAAGGCCGCCAAGCGCTAA
- a CDS encoding Mov34/MPN/PAD-1, which produces MASLPPPPPPPPGWGAAPPSLPMAPPPPGYQPPADPNVAKFAQKKNEWLRSQRNRFGEKRKAGFVETQKADMPPEHLRKIVRDIGDVSQKKFTNEKRSYLGALKFMPHAVLKLLENMPMPWESAREVKVLYHVNGCLTLVNETPRVIEPVFHAQWATMWMCMRREKSDRRHFKRMRFPPFDDEEPPLSWSENIEDVEPLEPIQMELDDAEDAAVYEWFYDHRPLLDTPHVNGPSYKNWNLSLPQMATLHRLSHQILSDVVDQNYYHMFDLNSFFTAKALNVAIPGGPRFEPLYKDIDPNDEDFSEFNAIDRIIFRAPIRTEYRVTFPFLYNTLPRSVKVAWYSHPQVVYVRTEDPNLPAFYFDPVINPISSRSVAPKNITISHEDEIFGPGNNEDDEFELPGEVQPFFEDEELYTSDTASAIALWWAPHPFDKRSGKMVRAQDVPLVKQWYLEHCPQGQPVKVRVSYQKMLKTYVLNELHKGTPKAQSKQNLLKTLKTTKFFQQTTIDWVEAGLQVCRQGFNMLNLLIHRKNLTYLHLDYNFNLKPVKTLTTKERKKSRFGNAFHLMREILRLTKLIVDAQVQYRLGNIDAFQLADGILYAFNHVGQLTGMYRYKYKLMHQIRSCKDLKHLIYYRFNSGPVGKGPGCGFWAPAWRVWLFFMRGIIPLLERWLGNLLSRQFEGRHSKGVAKTVTKQRVESHFDLELRASVMADLMDMMPEGIKQNKVNVVLQHLSEAWRCWKSNIPWKVPGLPAPIENIILRYVKSKADWWISVAHYNRERIRRGATVDKTVAKKNLGRLTRLWLKSEQERQHNYLKDGPYVSSEEAVAIYTTMVHWLESRKFSPIPFPSVSYKHDTKILILALERLRESYSVKGRLNQTQREELALIEQAYDSPGTTLARIKRFLLTQRAFKEVKIDMNDNYNNINPVYDIEPIEKITDAYLDQYLWYQAEQRHLFPAWIKPSDSEVPPLLTYKWTQGINNLSNVWETAEGETNVMIETELSKVYEKIDITLLNRLLRLIMDHNLADYITSKNNVQLSYKDMNHTNSYGLIRGLQFSGFVFQYYGLMIDLLLLGLQRASEMAGPPGSPNDFLQFRDRATETRHPIRLYTRYVDKIWVFFRFQADDSRDLIQRFLTENPDPNFENVIGYKNKKCWPRDCRMRLMRHDVNLGRAVFWDMKNRLPRSITTIDWDDTFASVYSKDNPNLLFSMNGFEVRILPKMRNMNEEFSVKDSVWSLVDNSTKERTAHAFLQVTEEDVQKFNNRIRQILMSSGSTTFTKIANKWNTALIALFTYYREAAVSTVNLLDTIVKCETKIQTRVKIGLNSKMPSRFPPAVFYTPKELGGLGMISGSHILIPTSDKRWSKQTDTGITHFRAGMSHDEETLIPNIFRYIIPWEAEFIDSQRVWMEYSQKRMEAQQQNRRLTLEDLEDSWDRGLPRINTLFQKDRSTLSFDKGFRLRAEFKQYQLMKSNPFWWTSQRHDGKLWNLNAYRTDVIQALGGVETILEHTLFKATAFPSWEGLFWEKACLAKGTRLLRFDGTEINVEDVREGDQLLGPDGEPRRAFNIVNGIDHLYRVKINGEKEDLVVTPNHILVLYREGPSDGPQTAERQTVEITAAEFAALSTEERSLYSAFTSPVVDKGAERSTAQIHSFKIENISLESEKTEWAGFRVDKDQLYLRHDYLVLHNSGFEESMKFKKLTNAQRSGLNQIPNRRFTLWWSPTINRANVYVGFQVQLDLTGIFLHGKIPTLKISLIQIFRAHLWQKIHESVVMDLCQVLDQELEQLGIEAVQKETIHPRKSYKMNSSCADILLFATNKWNVTRPSLVFDTKDVYEPTTTNKFWIDVQLRYGDYDSHDIERYVRAKYLDYTTDSMSIYPSATGLMIGVDLAYNLFSAYGQYFPGLKTLVQQAMAKIMKANPALYVLRERIRKGLQLYASESSQEFLNSQNYSELFSPQIQLFIDDTNVYRVTIHKTFEGNLTTKPINGAIFIFNPRTGQLFLKIIHTSVWAGQKRLGQLAKWKTAEEVAALIRSLPVEEQPKQLIVTRKGLLDPLEVHLLDFPNISIRASELQLPFQAAMKVEKLADMILRATEPQMVLFNLYDEWLKSISPYTAFSRLILILRALHVNIDKAKIILRPDKTVITQEHHIWPSLSDEDWIKVEVQLRDLILNDYGKKNNVNVQSLTSSEVRDIILGMEISAPSLQRQQAAEIEKQQEEQKQLTAVTTKTQNARGEDIIVTTTSQYEQQSFASKTEWRTRAIATSNLRTRSNNIYVSSDDIRDDGYTYIMPKNVLKRFITIADLRVQVTGYIYGSSPPDNDQVKEVRTIVMIPQVGNTRDVQLPHQLPQHDYLQNLEPLGIIHTVSGNEPPYMSAADVTHHARLMNAHSSWDKKTVTMTVSFTPGSVSLAAWGLTPAGYKWGAENKDTTSDQPQGFSTNMGEKCQLLLSDKIRGYFLVPEDNVWNYSFMGSSFGSVEKRPIYVKIDTPLKFYDDQHRPLHFQNFAELEDIWVDRSDNFA; this is translated from the coding sequence ATGGCATCATTGCCTCCCCcacctcccccccctccaGGATGGGGTGCAGCTCCTCCTTCCTTGCCAATGGCGCCGCCACCCCCGGGCTACCAGCCGCCAGCCGACCCAAACGTCGCAAAATTTGCGCAGAAGAAAAATGAATGGCTACGCTCGCAACGCAATCGGTTCGGCGAGAAGCGCAAAGCTGGATTTGTCGAAACACAAAAGGCCGATATGCCACCAGAGCATTTACGAAAAATTGTACGAGATATTGGTGATGTTTCACAGAAGAAATTCACCAACGAGAAGCGGAGCTACCTCGGCGCGCTCAAGTTCATGCCACATGCCGTTCTCAAGCTATTGGAAAATATGCCCATGCCTTGGGAGTCAGCAAGAGAAGTTAAGGTGCTATATCATGTCAATGGCTGTTTGACTTTAGTCAATGAGACACCGCGTGTCATCGAGCCTGTCTTCCACGCCCAGTGGGCAACGATGTGGATGTGCATGCGTCGAGAgaaaagtgatcgccgacaCTTCAAGCGGATGCGTTTCCCCCCTTTTGACGACGAGGAGCCACCACTTTCTTGGTCGGAAAATATTGAAGATGTTGAACCATTAGAACCTATTCAGATGGAACTGGATGACGCCGAAGATGCAGCTGTCTATGAGTGGTTCTACGACCACCGCCCCCTGCTCGATACTCCCCACGTTAATGGTCCGAGCTACAAGAATTGGAATTTGTCTCTTCCCCAGATGGCGACTCTCCATCGGCTCAGTCATCAGATTCTGAGTGATGTTGTTGACCAAAACTACTACCACATGTTCGACTTGAACAGCTTCTTCACAGCCAAGGCCCTTAACGTCGCCATTCCCGGTGGACCCCGTTTTGAGCCTTTATACAAGGATATCGATCCCAACGATGAAGATTTTAGCGAGTTCAACGCCATTGACCGCATCATCTTCCGTGCCCCGATCCGAACTGAGTACCGGGTCACCTTCCCATTCCTCTACAACACCCTGCCTCGAAGCGTCAAGGTCGCTTGGTATTCCCATCCCCAGGTAGTCTACGTTCGCACTGAGGACCCTAACCTGCCGGCTTTCTATTTCGATCCCGTCATCAACCCGATCTCCTCCCGCTCCGTCGCACCAAAAAATATCACTATCAGCCATGAAGACGAAATCTTTGGACCGGGCAATAATGAAGACGACGAGTTTGAGCTTCCGGGTGAGGTCCagcccttctttgaagacgaagaactttACACGTCCGACACTGCGTCAGCCATCGCCCTGTGGTGGGCCCCTCACCCATTCGACAAGAGATCTGGCAAGATGGTTCGTGCACAGGACGTGCCGTTGGTAAAGCAATGGTACTTGGAACATTGTCCCCAGGGCCAGCCTGTCAAAGTCCGAGTCTCGTACCAGAAGATGCTTAAGACCTACGTTCTCAACGAATTGCACAAGGGCACACCCAAGGCTCAGAGCAAGCAGAATCTCTTGAAGACCCTCAAAACGACCAAGTTCTTCCAGCAAACAACAATCGACTGGGTCGAGGCCGGTTTGCAAGTTTGTCGCCAGGGTTTCAACATGCTGAACCTGCTGATTCACCGCAAGAATTTGACTTACCTCCATCTTGATTACAATTTCAACTTGAAACCTGTAAAGACACTGACCACCAAGGAGCGTAAGAAGTCTCGCTTCGGAAATGCTTTCCACTTGATGCGTGAAATCCTCCGGTTGACTAAGCTCATCGTCGATGCCCAAGTTCAATACCGTCTGGGTAACATCGATGCCTTCCAACTTGCAGATGGTATCCTATATGCTTTCAACCACGTGGGCCAATTAACCGGAATGTATCGGTATAAGTATAAGCTTATGCACCAGATCCGTTCCTGCAAGGATTTGAAGCATTTAATTTACTACCGATTCAACTCCGGCCCCGTTGGTAAGGGCCCTGGATGTGGTTTCTGGGCGCCCGCTTGGCGAGTTTGGCTTTTCTTCATGCGTGGTATCATTCCCCTGCTTGAGCGCTGGCTTGGAAACCTGCTTTCTCGTCAGTTTGAGGGTCGTCACAGCAAGGGTGTTGCCAAAACCGTCACCAAGCAGCGTGTGGAATCTCACTTCGATCTTGAGTTGCGTGCCTCAGTCATGGCCGATTTAATGGACATGATGCCAGAGGGTATCAAGCAAAACAAGGTCAACGTGGTTTTGCAACATCTGTCAGAGGCCTGGAGATGTTGGAAGAGTAACATTCCATGGAAGGTCCCCGGCCTGCCCGCACCAATTGAGAACATCATTCTTCGTTATGTCAAAAGCAAGGCTGACTGGTGGATCTCTGTCGCTCACTACAATCGAGAGAGAATTCGCCGTGGTGCCACAGTCGACAAGACTGTCGCAAAGAAGAATCTTGGTCGACTCACGCGTCTCTGGCTCAAGTCAGAACAAGAACGTCAGCACAACTATTTGAAGGACGGCCCTTATGTTTCCTCCGAAGAAGCGGTTGCAATTTATACCACCATGGTTCACTGGTTGGAGTCTCGCAAGTTCTCCCCAATTCCCTTCCCCAGTGTTTCCTACAAGCACGACACCAAAATCTTGATCCTTGCACTCGAGCGGCTGCGCGAGTCATACTCTGTAAAGGGCAGACTGAACCAAACCCAGCGAGAGGAATTGGCTCTTATTGAACAGGCCTACGATTCTCCCGGCACAACCTTGGCGAGAATCAAGCGATTCCTCCTGACACAGAGAGCGTTCAAGGAGGTCAAGATTGACATGAACGATAACTACAACAACATCAATCCTGTCTACGATATTGAGCCCATCGAAAAGATCACTGACGCTTATTTGGATCAATACCTTTGGTACCAAGCCGAGCAACGCCATCTCTTCCCCGCTTGGATCAAGCCCTCCGACTCCGAGGttcctcctcttctcacGTACAAGTGGACACAAGGCATCAACAACCTGTCCAATGTCTGGGAGACTGCTGAAGGCGAGACGAACGTGATGATTGAGACTGAACTGTCTAAGGTCTAtgagaagattgatatcacTCTACTGAACAGGCTGCTCCGATTGATCATGGACCACAACTTGGCTGACTACATCACCTCGAAGAACAATGTTCAGCTTAGTTACAAAGACATGAATCACACCAACAGCTATGGATTGATTCGCGGTCTCCAGTTTTCGGGCTTCGTGTTCCAGTACTACGGCTTGATGATCGATTTGTTGCTCCTTGGTCTGCAGCGAGCCAGTGAAATGGCCGGCcctcccggaagtcccaaCGATTTTCTGCAATTCAGAGATCGTGCCACCGAGACAAGGCACCCCATTCGTCTGTACACTCGTTACGTTGACAAGATCTGGGTCTTCTTCCGATTCCAGGCCGATGACTCCCGTGACCTGATTCAGAGGTTCTTGACCGAGAATCCAGACCCTAATTTTGAGAACGTCATTGGTTACAAGAATAAGAAGTGCTGGCCTCGCGATTGTCGTATGCGCTTGATGCGTCACGATGTCAACCTTGGTCGTGCTGTTTTCTGGGACATGAAGAACCGCCTCCCAAGATCCATCACCACCATTGACTGGGATGACACATTCGCTAGCGTGTACAGTAAGGATAACCCCAACTTGctgttctcgatgaatggGTTCGAAGTCCGGATTCTCCCCAAGATGCGGAATATGAACGAGGAGTTCTCGGTCAAGGACAGTGTCTGGTCTCTGGTTGATAACTCCACCAAGGAACGTACGGCACATGCCTTCCTCCAGGTCACTGAGGAGGATGTTCAAAAGTTCAATAACCGTATCCGACAAATCCTAATGTCCTCTGGTTCCACCACATTTACCAAGATTGCCAATAAGTGGAACACTGCTTTGATTGCTCTTTTCACTTACTACCGCGAGGCTGCCGTTTCGACTGTGAACCTTCTCGATACCATCGTTAAATGTGAAACGAAGATCCAGACTCGAGTAAAGATTGGTCTGAACTCTAAGATGCCGTCCCGTTTCCCTCCGGCAGTCTTCTATACCCCCAAGGAGCTTGGAGGTCTTGGTATGATCTCAGGATCTCACATCCTCATCCCTACCAGTGATAAGCGCTGGTCCAAGCAGACAGACACCGGTATCACCCACTTCCGAGCGGGCATGTCACATGACGAGGAAACTTTAATTCCAAATATCTTCCGATACATCATTCCCTGGGAAGCCGAGTTCATTGACTCACAGCGCGTTTGGATGGAATACTCGCAGAAGCGTATGGAAGCCCAGCAGCAGAACCGCCGCCTGACGTTAGAAGACCTAGAGGACAGCTGGGATCGAGGTCTTCCCCGTATCAACACGCTTTTCCAGAAGGACCGAAGCACCCTCAGTTTCGACAAGGGATTCCGACTCCGCGCTGAGTTCAAGCAATACCAGCTAATGAAGAGCAATCCATTCTGGTGGACCAGCCAGCGGCACGACGGTAAACTTTGGAACCTCAACGCGTACCGCACTGATGTTATTCAAGCATTGGGTGGTGTCGAAACAATTCTTGAGCATACCTTGTTCAAAGCAACGGCTTTCCCGTCCTGGGAAGGTTTGTTCTGGGAAAAAGCGTGTCTCGCTAAGGGAACCCGTCTTCTGCGATTCGATGGGACTGAAATCAATGTCGAGGACGTGCGTGAAGGTGACCAACTTTTGGGACCCGATGGAGAGCCTCGCCGTGCCTTCAACATAGTGAATGGTATCGACCACCTGTACCGCGTCAAGATCAATGGCGAGAAGGAAGATCTTGTGGTGACACCGAATCATATTCTTGTTCTTTATCGAGAGGGCCCCTCTGATGGTCCCCAAACTGCGGAAAGGCAAACGGTGGAGATCACTGCTGCCGAATTTGCTGCCCTTTCTACCGAGGAAAGAAGCCTGTACAGCGCCTTCACATCTCCTGTAGTTGACAAGGGTGCCGAACGCTCAACTGCTCAAATACACAGTTTCAAGATCGAGAACATTAGCCTCGAATCTGAGAAGACAGAATGGGCCGGTTTCCGAGTCGACAAAGATCAGCTTTACCTGCGCCATGACTACCTTGTCCTGCACAACAGTGGCTTCGAAGAAAGTATGAAGTTCAAGAAGCTCACCAACGCTCAGCGGTCCGGTTTGAACCAGATTCCCAACCGTCGATTCACCCTCTGGTGGTCGCCGACCATCAATCGCGCCAATGTCTACGTTGGTTTCCAGGTGCAACTTGATTTGACTGGTATCTTCTTGCACGGCAAGATTCCCACCTTGAAAATTTCGTTGATCCAGATTTTCCGTGCCCATCTGTGGCAGAAGATCCACGAATCAGTGGTTATGGATTTGTGTCAAGTCCTGGATCAGGAATTGGAGCAGCTTGGCATTGAGGCCGTTCAAAAGGAGACTATTCACCCACGTAAATCCTATAAGATGAACAGCTCTTGTGCGGATATTTTGCTCTTCGCGACGAACAAATGGAATGTCACCCGACCTTCGCTTGTATTCGATACTAAGGACGTCTACGAGCCGACCACGACAAACAAATTCTGGATCGACGTGCAGCTTAGATATGGTGACTACGATTCTCACGACATTGAGCGGTACGTTCGTGCTAAGTACCTCGACTACACCACGGACAGCATGAGTATTTATCCTTCCGCCACTGGTTTGATGATTGGCGTTGATCTTGCATACAACCTTTTCTCGGCTTACGGACAGTACTTCCCAGGCCTCAAGACTCTGGTTCAGCAGGCTATGGCCAAGATCATGAAAGCTAACCCAGCTTTGTATGTCTTGCGTGAGCGTATCCGCAAGGGTCTCCAGCTGTATGCCTCGGAAAGCAGCCAGGAGTTCCTCAATTCTCAGAACTACTCCGAGCTCTTCAGCCCGCAGATTCAACTCTTTATCGATGACACTAACGTCTACCGCGTCACGATCCATAAAACCTTTGAGGGTAACTTGACCACAAAGCCTATCAACGGTgcaatcttcatcttcaacccTCGGACTGGACAACTGTTCTTAAAGATCATCCACACCAGTGTCTGGGCAGGCCAAAAGCGTCTGGGTCAATTGGCTAAGTGGAAGACAGCCGAAGAAGTCGCAGCTCTCATTCGTTCTCTTCCCGTGGAAGAGCAACCGAAGCAACTCATTGTCACCCGTAAGGGTCTTCTTGACCCTCTCGAGGTCCACCTGCTTGATTTCCCTAATATCTCCATTCGTGCCTCTGAGCTCCAGCTGCCCTTCCAGGCTGCTATGAAGGTCGAGAAACTGGCCGATATGATTCTCCGTGCGACCGAGCCTCAGATGGTGCTCTTCAACTTGTATGATGAGTGGCTCAAGTCTATTTCCCCGTACACTGCCTTTTCTCGACTTATACTCATTCTTCGGGCTCTTCACGTCAATATTGACAAGGCCAAGATTATTCTTCGACCCGATAAGACTGTTATCACCCAAGAACACCACATCTGGCCATCCCTGTCTGATGAGGACTGGATCAAGGTTGAAGTACAATTGCGTGATCTGATCTTGAACGACTatggcaagaagaacaacGTCAACGTGCAGAGCTTGACCAGTAGCGAAGTTCGTGATATCATCCTGGGTATGGAGATTAGTGCGCCTTCTCTGCAGCGACAGCAGGCAGCGGAGATCGAGAAGCAGCAGGAAGAGCAGAAGCAACTCACTGCTGTGACGACCAAGACTCAGAACGCTCGTGGCGAGGATATCATCGTCACCACCACGTCTCAGTATGAACAGCAATCGTTTGCATCGAAGACAGAGTGGCGTACCCGTGCAATCGCGACCTCCAACCTCCGAACGAGGTCCAACAACATCTATGTCTCCTCTGACGACATTCGAGATGATGGCTACACCTACATCATGCCTAAGAACGTCCTCAAGCGATTCATCACCATCGCTGATCTCCGAGTGCAGGTCACTGGCTACATCTACGGTAGCTCTCCTCCAGACAACGATCAGGTCAAGGAGGTCCGTACCATTGTCATGATTCCCCAAGTGGGAAACACCCGAGACGTTCAGTTGCCACACCAATTGCCGCAGCACGACTATCTTCAAAATTTGGAGCCACTCGGTATCATCCATACGGTTTCTGGTAATGAGCCGCCGTACATGTCTGCGGCTGATGTCACACATCACGCACGTCTCATGAACGCGCATTCTTCTTGGGATAAGAAGACAGTGACCATGACTGTCTCTTTCACTCCTGGATCCGTTTCGCTTGCTGCCTGGGGTCTTACTCCGGCAGGCTACAAGTGGGGCGCAGAGAACAAGGACACAACCTCGGATCAGCCACAAGGCTTCTCCACCAATATGGGTGAAAAGTGTCAGCTGCTCCTCAGTGACAAGATACGCGGCTATTTCCTCGTGCCTGAGGATAACGTGTGGAACTATAGCTTTATGGGCAGCTCATTTGGTAGCGTGGAGAAGAGACCTATCTATGTCAAGATCGACACCCCCCTCAAGTTCTACGATGACCAACACCGTCCCCTTCACTTCCAAAACTTCGCCGAGCTCGAAGACATCTGGGTTGACCGGTCTGACAACTTTGCGTAA